DNA from Dama dama isolate Ldn47 chromosome 5, ASM3311817v1, whole genome shotgun sequence:
GGCAAACAGACATGTCTTACATAGGGCTTGCTTGGATATCCACAGCCCCTCTTTCCAGGACTAACAAGTATAgggcatgtatatgtgtggtttTTCCCTGAGAAAAAAACTCCTGGATGGTTTTGTGACTGATGAGATGATAATGTTTTTATTAAAGCCAACCTGTGACAATAagaatactgtttaaaaaaacccacaaatttaAATATGGAGTCAAAGCATAAACTAGTTTCTCACTTAATAATTTGAAGGTTTTTGAGTCTCTGAGGAGGAAAAAGTCCTAAAGCCATTTTCCTGCTCTACAAAGAAATTGTTTTATAGCAGAATctcaaaattcattcattcaggatAACTGTACCACTCACAGCTATCCTCAGATGTCTTGAACAATGTAAATACCTCATTTTGACcttactttaagaaaaaaattttccccatttctactcatcttttaatttttgtgcCTTTGTGAGTTTTTACTCTGGCAATTCCCTGTATGTACTCTCTTATcctcttctacttttcctgaagtgCAATCATAAAATGATGCATTCTCTGAGTAACACTCAGACCTGGCTGAACACCAGTCATGTGCTTGAGAACAGCTATTAGAATCCATATGCTAATACCTTGGAGATTAATAATCATTTTTGTAGAGAAGCTttaaagaaaggaataaagaaaatgagattgaaaagaaaaagcaaaataaattaataaatcaagTATGCTTCTAATAACCTTCTATCTCAGGCTTGCTCTCAATTTGCTGCAAACCTCAGACCTTCTGGAGTCTCATTTGTTCTGTTAATGACTTgtcaggattgactgattgtgCCCTGTAAAGTCTCTTTCTTACTCTAAGAAAATGCCCATCAAATAAAATACTCCAAGATTTGAATAGTTTCCACTTTCTCTAATCACAAAAGAATGGAGGCAAGTGCAAAAGAGGGTGTGCTTTTTGGAACATTCTGTTTGAAATGCATGCAGAGAGAACTAGAATATATCAGTAAAGCAAATGCATGAGTATATGAAAATCTCTGTGATAAGCAACtattagggtgtgtgtgtgtgtgtgtgtgaagccctTGGAGAGAGAAAGTTTCCTTATGGTGTATACTGAGTAccaatttttaatattctaatcAGTAATTGTGTCTTGGAACAACTTTCTTGTAGAGGTGGTTACTTGGTGGTTACATATAAGAAAATAAGCAGAGAGATGTCATGTCAGAGCAAAGATCCTGTGTAGGGAATCTTTGTAAAGTAAAGAAAAGGATCttcagtaaagaaaagaaaaggatctTCAGTAAAGAAAAGGATCAAAATTGTTACTTTGTATTTTGCTGACCtcatttattcagtaaaattATGCTTTCCTTCAACTTCATGTTTGCTAAGGTTTAAACAATGGATGTAAACAGTCCAGAAACGGAAATGTGTCCTGAAAGAGATTGCTGTGGTATGGAGGCTGAAGGATGTGTCATATGCTCCTTGCAGCCTTGGAAGTAAGCATAGGTTGTTGGGATAACAGCAGGGAGGGCAGAGAGGCATAGATAGTCCAGCCTGTTGCTGGAACTAAGAATAGTTCAGTATGACAGAAGGATCAGATATATCCTAAAATGTCAGGAGAGATGAAGACAAGGTTGAGTTCAAGGAAAGCTTTGGATGTCATACAGTGGAGTTGTGATTTTCTTATATATGTCAATGACATCAACCTGTGCATGTAGCACCTGTCATGGTGGAGAAAATTAATGAAAGCATACATGCATGGACAGCTCAACATATCATGCAAAACAGAACCTATTCAAGAATGCAAAATAGAAGTAATTTAATGCCCAAAATTGGTTACACAAGTGATAGAAGCCAGCAGAGGATGTTGAGGCTACACAGGGATAATCAAGAGCAAAGAATCATCACTACCTCCAGCTAGAGGGACATGGGGAGAAAGTGGTGTGACTCCATGTGTCTCCAACTGGAGACAAGGTCACTGCAGGCCATTCCTGTGGGATCCAGGTACTTTAGGGATCGAAGGACAGGTACTCTGAACCCCAGCTAAAGTGAAACCAATCCATTTCTGATATTCCTTGCACCCTTATGCTTTCCTTGTTTCAtacttgttcattttttaaattgtagattCTTGTGCTAGCTGATGAAAATGGGCCCATTAGGTGCAGAGGCTGATGAGAACAAGACAGTGGAAGAAATGAAAGTGGATCAGTTTGGTCCAGGACACACCATTCCAACAGGGGAGCTGGCCCCTGACTCTGAACCGGAGCTTATAGACAGCACCAAGCTGATTGAGGTGCAGGTTGTCCTTATATTGGCCTACTGCTCCATCATCTTGCTTGGGGTGATTGGCAATTCCTTGGTGATCCATGTGGTGATCAAATTCAAGAGCATGCGTACCGTAACCAACTTCTTTATTGCTAATCTGGCTGTGGCGGATCTTCTAGTGAACACCCTGTGCTTGCCATTTACACTTACCTACACCTTGATGGGGGAGTGGAAAATGGGTCCTGTCCTCTGCCACTTGGTGCCATATGCCCAGGGCCTGGCCGTCCAAGTGTCCACGATCACCTTGATGGTGATTGCCCTGGACCGGCATCGTTGCATTGTCTACCACCTCGAGAGCAAGATTTCCAAGCAAATCAGCTTCTTGATTATTGGCTTGGCTTGGGGTGTCAGCGCCTTGCTAGCAAGCCCCCTGGCCATCTTCCGGGAGTACTCGCTGATTGAGATCATTCCTGACTTTGAGATTGTGGCCTGTACTGAGAAGTGGCCTGAAGAGGAGAAGGGCATCTATGGCACTGTTTACAGTCTTTCCTCCTTACTAATCCTGTATGTTTTGCCTCTGGGCATCATCTCTTTTTCCTACACTCGTATTTGGAGTAAACTTAAGAACCATGTCAGTCCTGGGGCTGCTCATGACCAGTACCATCAGCGGAGGCAAAAAACGACCAAAATGctggtgtgtgtggtggtggtgtttgcGGTCAGCTGGTTGCCCCTCCATGCCTTTCAACTTGCTGTTGACATTGACAGCCACGTCTTGGACCTGAAGGAATACAAACTCATCTTCACTGTGTTCCACATCATTGCCATGTGCTCCACCTTTGCCAATCCCCTCCTCTATGGCTGGATGAACAGCAACTATAGAAAGGCTTTCCTCTCAGCATTTCGCTGTGAGCAGAGGTTGGACGCCATTCACTCTGAGGTGTCTGTGACGTTCAAGGCTAAAAAGCACCTGCAAGTCGCAAAGAATAATGGTCCCAGTGATTCTTTCACAGAGGCTACCAACGTCTAAGGCAACTGACATGTGAAAATCCATGGATGAATTCTGACCAGAGCTATAAACCTGGTTTAGGAAAGCATGCAGGCGCATCCTCATTTCCCATTTTAAGGAAGCATTTCACTGGAAGCATATGCAGCATAATTCATGGAAAACTGGTTGGCAGAGTCTAATAAAAGCATTCAAATTCAAAGACAAGGCAGCATAAGAGTTTGCTTATGTTTCCTTGGATGGTAGGTTGAATTATGAGTCAAAGCAGAGAGAAATGATTTTGACTGATTCCAAGAGTGAAGGAAACATGAGCAAGGAATTGATGTTAGCAGCATTGCCAAAGGTGtgggtgaaaaagctgacttttttttttttaagtaacatttacctttattatcttttttttccatttatttttattagttggaggctaattaccttacagtattgtagtggtttttgccatacattgacagactttgggagtctgtgggagaaggcgagggtgggatgttctgagagaatagcattgaaacaagtatactctcaagggtgaaacagatcaccagcccaggttggatgcatgagacgggtgctcagggctggtgcactgggaagacccagagggatgggatggggaggggagggaggaggaagcggggatcgggatggggaacacatgtagatccatggctgattcatgtcaatgtatggcaaaaagctgACTTTCAAATCACACTAGAGGATAGGTTGGAGATGATGTATAATTcactgcccccccgcccccatctgaTGAAAAGTCTACCAACACCAATTTCCCTAGAAAGGCATAGACTCTTTTCTGTTGTATTCTGGCTTTTTGTTATTCTTCCTGTGGACTAAAACCATCAGAGAACATTGCAGGTAAATGTTACCAACTGTTAGGATGGCTTCAAGGAAGTAAACTGAAATTTTCTGTGTGATTAGCATTTTGACAAATTATGTGGGAAATCTTTACCATTCAGTTAaccagttgtttttttaaaaccaaatgcATATTTAATGAAAAGTTTCTACAACTTAGAATTGAAGACTGAATgaaattctcagagaaatgtaaacCTTCATTCAACTTCTCATTACAAGTTGTCTCTGCTTTATATAGTTACTGTCTGGATAACAAATAAGGATGCAATGCAATATGTTTAATCATTGCTAATTGTTATAACTTTTTTAACACATTATTTCTATACTGGAGCTGAACTTGTCTTCACTGAGAATTAAATCAGATTAGGAAGTAGTTTTGTGGCATTTTGTAACATTTTGTGCTTATTTGTAAGCAGTTTTTGCACTAGTACATAGGTGTATTGTGTTCACTGCagtagtattattttttaaaaaattcatcttcCATGGACCCATTCATGATTCATAAAACAATATAATTTCATCAAAATGGAACCTATCTGGTAAGAACTACTAAAAATATTACTTGCATTCCACTTTGGAAATGTTCTATTGGGACCAATTTCAACATAAATTATTCTTCTTTGGAAATAATTAGCTATATTTTTGGATAACTTAggaatatatacataataaaattttacCTATGAACAGTGGAACATAGATGCTatagttcttttcttttaatgattttgtgaatgcaatttttatttcaatattatcCAACCAAAGATGCTAAAACTCTATtacatttataaaacataattaaGATGTTAAAATAACTGAACTTTGGATGCTATTAATGATGTTTCaccataaatatatgtttataagtATGACTGaatttatttccttaaattttaagtaaattcAGCGTGACTGTTGCATTTAGTTATAAACATTAACTTCGTGAACAAGAATGATATATTTTATGGATACAGTTAAAATTCATACTATGTCTCTTAATTATTTTCatgctaaaaataaatgactgGTCTTGAAATGAACTGTGCTTTTGAAAtactgagaaagaatgaaaacagtgGAAGTTAAATTAAGTGTAAGACTTAATAAGAAGTTGACAAATAAttatatctataatatataattaaagaattcatttttttcttaggcCTGGCATAACTGTCCAAGAAGAagctttttgtcttttaaaaggaAGTTACTTTGCATAAAATGCTAATAGATAATTGTGGCTAGAGACTTTTTGTTTCCTCCTGGAGAATTCTTTCACTCTAGAAAATGTGCATGGTACTATATCGTCTGTTGTCATAGTAAATTATTAGAATCCAATTAATATATGTGATCTAGCTATTTAACTCATTAATGAAATATCCTTTATGTAGTGATTTTGTGggttgaaataaaaagaatttgggAAATTAGAGAAACGTGTGTTACTTTATGTCAGAGTTCCTGTCCAACATGAGATAGTCAGCCTTTGACACAGCTAAGGAGACGGCCGCTCCTGCAGAGTTAGTTGGTTGTTCTCTGCAGTCTGTATATGAGCCTGAGTCAACAGACTCGCTCCTAAGGCTGCACTTGGAGTGCATATTCTGACAAGGCCTGAATATGCATCTGTTCTCACACCAGAGCTTTCTTCTGCTTGTTAAATCTGCATCTCTGTCAGCCCGCTTGACATGCCTACATAGTGTCTCACCAGTAGAGCAAATCCCACATGTCTAAGTCAGAACCTGATATTTTTGATTTCCACCTCACCCCACttccactttatttttctatattaccTGTCACAGTCATGATACTGCTATCTACCTAGTTCCCCAAAATGTAAGCGCTTCGGAGCCACTcttgtctcttctgtctctttaTCACACATGTCCAATAAGTTCTCACCTTTTGTGTTAATTCCTAGACATTTCTTGAATCAATTcacttttctccatctctctgctCCCCACCATAGTTCAGGCTGTGATTATCTCCCCAGACCCCTATATCTCTCATTTGGTTTAATGGAGCAactgcttaatttttctttatatatcttgTTGTTTTTCAATCCAATCCAACTTTTACCCATAAAACACGTGATTTTTCAAAAACTCAGATTTTGTCAAATCACTTTTTTCCTCACCATTCTTATGCCAAAATCTTTCTATGACTTGAAAACCTGTATAGGATCTAGTTGTACTTAATATGTTTTACCCTTTGCAGATTCTTTTTCTAATCTTTGCTGCATATGGAGCATATGAAGGCAGGGGACCAGCACTGTTTTAATCCTCATTATATCACAGGTATTTGTAGTTCCTGGCACCAAGGTAGTCCTCAGTAAATATCCACCAAGGAAACTGAATCGATAAGTCAGGTAAATATAAAAGCGGATTTGAAGATACATGCATACGGTTGTAAACGATAGGCTACATGATAGGAAAATCATCTTTATCATATGACTTATAGAAAAGCAAAGTTTTAGCTATTCCTACATACTTACATTCCTACATGTAGGAATAGCTAAAACCAATGaagatgaatatttgttgaagactggttttatttttttggaagggCATTAAGGTTAGACATTTGTATAGGTGAAAAGAGCTCTATAAATAGACTGCATTTATGGCTCACTCAGAATTATCTAAAACCTTATACAATGGAAGCATGTAGCAGTCAGTGAAGTCTATTAATCATGAGTCAGATAGCTAAGGTACTtccaaaaaaaaagtcatttagtACAGGAAACTAAAATCTTGCAAAATGATTGGAGGAATCGGAAAAATGACGGTTAGGAAAAGCTTCCTCTGGGCTTGAGGAAACAAGGAGGTGCAAAATGGCAGGGAACTGCAGCTAACATCTACAGCAGCGATGTGGACAACACAGGAAAAAGCACAGATTTATCTGTGAAAATGCTATCGCCTCCTCCTAAAGCCAccctctttctcatctctcccaTAGACTCAATTATGCCATttgtttctcttctgctttttgaAATTCATATGAGTTGTCTTTTATTTGTGAAATGTAACTCAAGTCTTGCTGGCAGGGATTTGGGGAAATGTAGTTCTTAGGTTTCTAGCTCCTAAGATATAGGGAAAAGTTTTGAATGGAGAATATGGTGCTTAATTGCTGTCCAACAATCTGTCAATCTTAAGAACTGCCCAAATGGTGCAGTTCCTAGTTTCAACTacattttctccttctctgtacTTCTGGGTTCTTCAAAGCTGCAGTGATGAAAGgtgactatatttttttttttttccccttatccaGGCCAATGTGTTATAAATACTCTTTAAAACTAGACTATTAGTACAGGTGGACTGAGGAGTAAACTATAAGTAAAGGccactttttttccctctgggaAATTGattagaaaggaggaagaaagaattaTACCAAGGCTCTGAAAGCAATAGGATGAGCAAAGGAAATGAAGTTTCATGGAGaaaatactctttaaaattttcaagctCACGAGATGATATATTGAATTATATCACAACAAAAGATAGAGTTTACTTTTCCTTAAGAAAGCAAAGAccataaggaaacacaaaaataGTAGAGAATGCAAACATCTTCATGATTATGTCTTATGACATTAAGGTAGGAATTTCATTTAACAAAGGATTACTAAGCATTGATTTGTGCAGATTTATAAAAGACACATCATGTCTGTTAGATCATTGACCTTTTTCTGCCTTAGTACACTGGTCAGATGTCCATAGACTTTACAAGTTTTCCTGGGTATGGAAGACTGTGTGATAAAACAGTTCACATGCTATCTATAATTCCAACTCTTTCTTGTTAATCTGCGAGAGTATAAGTGaatagaaataaacagaaatgacTAATACTGAATCTAATCTTCTTTATACCAAGTTTCAACACTTTAACAAATTGCTTGCAAAACATATCTGAAAATGCTACAGGCATGAGTTgtcacattaaaatttaaaagtgctgcattttcttccaaataaaaagcaagtgtacattttatatatttgtttttgccCTTGTCATAGGAAAGTAACATACATTGTTAAAATAcaggtatatgtatatgcacaaatACAAACATATTTAATTACAAGCAAAATCACACCTGTGAATAAACCACCCAACCATCTAACAGTGGTTATTAACCTTTTTCCATACGACATACTATTCCCAGTACGGCCCTGTAGATGCATTTACTAGTGGGCTGTAGGTGAGACAGGGTGAGGAGAGTGGGGAAatacattctggaatgtgaacaaaattatttgaatataagatgttttgtttatatttgcatAAAAGTTTCTTAGTGTTATCAACCAGTTGATAATTAAAGATGACACATATGAAACTGATGCCTATCATTTTGAAAATGTCATCTATtaacaggtcaggaagcaacagttagagctggacatggaacaacagactggttccaaataggaaaaggagtacatcaaggctgtatattgtcactctgcttatttaacttatatgcagagcacatcatgagaaacgctgggctggaagaagcacaagctggcatcaagattgccgggagaaatatcaataacctcagatatgcagatgacaccacccttatggcagagagtgaagaggaactataagagcctcttgatgaaagtgaaaggggagagtgaaaaagttggcttaaagctcaacattcagaaaactaagatcatggcatctggtcccatcacttcatgggaaagagatggggaaacagtggaaacagtgtcagactttattttttgggctccaaaatcactgcagatggtgactgcagccatgaaattaaaagatgcttattccttggaaggaaaattatgaccaacccagagagcatattaaaaagcagagacattactttgtcaacaaaggtctgtctagtcaaggctatggttttcccagtagtcatgtatggatgtgagagttgtactataaagaaagctgagcacagaagaattgatgcttttgaactgtggtgttggagaggactcttgagagtcccttggactgcaaggagatccaatcagtccatcctaaggaaatcagtcctgggtgttcattgaaaggactgatgttgaagctgaaactccaatactttggccacctgatgcgaagagctgactcatttgaaaagaccctgatgctgggaaagattgagggcaggaggagaaagggacaacagaggatgagatggttgaatgacatcaccgactctatggacatgggtttgggtaaactccgggagctggtgatggatagggaggcctggcatgctgcggttcatggggttgcaaagagtcggacacaactgagccactgaactgaactgaactgaagctacaaATAGCCTCTAAGGAGACATAGATTTATTGTGCAGTTGTTCCTGTTCTCTGATAGAAGCATAACAGAGTCTTGTTTTGAGAATGCAATTGAAGTGGAGAGAAAGTGGATTCAACTAACATGTTTAGAGTCAGGACTGGTGAATGCACTGTGTATATTAAGTTACAACCAAATACCACCAGTCAAAATAGATATACAATAATACTTTTCATTATTGTAGTATGATCTGTTCATACTTGACCATATTGAGGGCTTCAACAACAGGACCTAGGGGAACAGAGATAATGTAATTTTAGATTCACTGAAGTAATAATGTGACACTGAAggatttcttctgcctttttgttcCAGGAAAAATAATTTGCTGGAAGTAAGAGCTTCCTACTTACTACTGCAAGGACAATCCTCATATAAATAGTTTTTGTCAAAGGCACAAAAAGCCTCACAAATGGACAGATACAGTATACTTAATAGCTTATGACCTCTAAAAGTCCACAGGAGATAAACAAATCTCATTTATCTCTATGAtaagtgttttatatttattttgtagttttcagtttaAAAGTCTAAAATTAGATGTAGGCATTCCTTATCTAGAAGGACTCTTGTGGAAATTGCTTATAACAGTCATTACATTCCAAGACAACATGAAGCAGATGATTATGGTCCtgagtatttatttaaatataggtTTCAGCAGGTTTTTTTAGTGGATATAATTTAAAGTATACTAATGGAAGTTTGGAACTATTCATATTGTGATGTGGTGCTTTTATGCAAAAACATACTTGAGCATATACCTTGAGCAGTTTTGTTATTAATACTAATCACTTGTACTGATATATTATTCAGCATCTCTTGCTGATTACACTTTGCCCACCAGCACATTTTATAGGTATGACTGTGCAACAGAATTATGTTGTCCTTGCAGAAAACTCAGAGCATTCAATAAATTAACAGCATTCCTTACaatgccttggagaaggcaatggcaccccactccaatactcttgcctggaaaattccatggatggaagagcctgataggctgcagtccatggggtcacaaagagtcggacacgactgagcaacttcactttcacttttcactttcatgcattggagaaggaaatggcaatccactccagtgttcttgcctggagaatcccagggacggcagagcctggtgggctgccatctatggggtcacacagagtcagacacgactgatacaacatagcagcagcagcagcagttacaaTGCCTTCTGTTGTTTCCAGATTTAAGCCTCTCTCGTATATTTTCTCTTGTTCTCCTCCTCTCCAGTTCTGTTTTCTACTGACAGAAATTGGCTGGAAGAGCAAGTGACATGAACAGGGTTCCAAGGTTCAGGTAATATACTCCAAAATGCAAGGAAGACCAATGGGTGAATCTGCATAAGGAAAGGCTTAAAGCTGGAGAATCCAGAGCAGCAGGC
Protein-coding regions in this window:
- the NPY2R gene encoding neuropeptide Y receptor type 2, whose translation is MKMGPLGAEADENKTVEEMKVDQFGPGHTIPTGELAPDSEPELIDSTKLIEVQVVLILAYCSIILLGVIGNSLVIHVVIKFKSMRTVTNFFIANLAVADLLVNTLCLPFTLTYTLMGEWKMGPVLCHLVPYAQGLAVQVSTITLMVIALDRHRCIVYHLESKISKQISFLIIGLAWGVSALLASPLAIFREYSLIEIIPDFEIVACTEKWPEEEKGIYGTVYSLSSLLILYVLPLGIISFSYTRIWSKLKNHVSPGAAHDQYHQRRQKTTKMLVCVVVVFAVSWLPLHAFQLAVDIDSHVLDLKEYKLIFTVFHIIAMCSTFANPLLYGWMNSNYRKAFLSAFRCEQRLDAIHSEVSVTFKAKKHLQVAKNNGPSDSFTEATNV